The Nymphaea colorata isolate Beijing-Zhang1983 chromosome 11, ASM883128v2, whole genome shotgun sequence genome includes the window GGAGCTGCTTCACTTCAAATATGAAcattgatgatggtggtggtggtgatggtggccGTGGAAGTGATGATGGGGACGCTGGTGTTGGCACTGCTGCTCCTGTTGGTGTGTACTGCACGAAGCCGATGGCTGTAGTTTTGTCAAACGGGAATACAGTAGTCGCATATGGCCTGACCGCCATTGCAAACACTTGCCGAGGTGGGGTGATCAGAGTTGAGAGCAGAACGGCCGTGGTCTGGCCAGGAGCTATCATGATTGCAGTGGTGGTGAATGGCTTGGTGTACGTGGCGTCGATCTCGACCACTGTCAGCGTGTGTTCTGCCACAGCAAAGAAGAGCTCGTCGTTGAGGGCGGCGTTGATCACCCGGAGCAGGTAGATCTTCCCTGGTTCAACGAGCATGCTGAAGGTATCTgcagaagcagcagcagaaCGCTTGATTGTTGCTTAGCTGAGAAGACAACAGGAAGGAAGATGGTGATGATGCGGTAACACAGTATGGGTCTGAGAAATGCCGGATACCAGCTCCCCACCGATCTGCTTGTTGCGGCCATTATACCACAGAGAAACTTTTGTTGCCCACTGGGTGGACTTTGAACTTGTGACAAAGATTTCATACCATAATCATGTACGAAAGTCTAACAAATGTGCAAAGTAAAAGTAGTTTCGGCTTGGTTTGTATTTTTGGAATCTGAACCATAATCTTTCGTTTTTCCCCATGTCTGAGGATCCTCTTTAATACATAGTTCTATTGGATTGGTTTCCGGTTTGACCTTCAGGTTATACGGGAACTGGAGTTGAATTTAATTCTTAAAGAGAAAGCTAAGATGGACTTGGGAATCCAGTCCATATCCACTCGGCTTGCCCTTTGCTTGTAGTCAGGAAGAAATATTTTCTGGCATTTCTGGAAGCCGTTTTCccacttgaaaatgaaagagaaagacatTCCTAGGAAATCCATTAGCATCACCAGGACAGCACTTTTTCCACttaaaaatgaaaggaagaagacattCCTTAGGAAGCCCCTTAGAGGATATAATTATTGttggaaaaatcatttttgCCAGCTAGTCGGATCTAAAAAAGGCTAGGATTTTAATGGCTCCTGGTACATAATTATGGGCAGCTACTTAGGATGAGCTTTTTGGCGTTCCTGCCTCACTACTAGGTCAAGGCAGGGCGAGGATCCGTGCAGCATCTTTAGTGCTCCATGGTAACTTTTCTGTCATTCTTTAAGCAGCTGCTATCATTTACAGACTCAAACTTGATTGCCCTTTCTCTGGCAAAGAAACCAACCATAAAGAAATCACAAAAGGATGACCATGCATGCATTCATATCAGTTGCATGTGATCCATCTTTTCTTTAAACTCGAATTACTCATGCACACTGAAGGTCAAACagctaaaagaaacaaaacgCAGTGATTTTCTCAGAAAGATAAACAGTACTGTTCCTTTTGCTTTCTCGTTATTGCTGCCAGCTTGAAAAAACAGCATAAGTTTGAAAGAAGCTGTTCTGACATGTTATTCGAAGACGGTGACTGTTTCATATATATTGTGCGACTTTTTGGAAGTAAATTGGCTGTTTCATTACGGGTTTCTGAGTGATTAGAATGAACTTTACCATTCTTGGAGCAAGGATACAGTGGTCCTGGTAAGCCATTGATGGTGTACGCATCGGAGACATTGGGGCCTCCTCCATACAGTAAAGTGTCTGCTTCAATGGCAATTACATCTTGATTCCACCATTCTCCTACAACAATTGAAGAGGCAAACGAGGAACACAGTCATGATAAGAAATTCTTCTAGAACCCTcacgaaaagaaagaaacaggaaCAGGAGCTAGTCTCCTTGTACCTAATAGAATTGGAAACTCCTCGGAAATATGAGAAGGAAATGGATATGGGGCTTTTGGGTAGATGACGAATGCCCCATGAACTGATGCTCTCTGCCATGAAAGATGAGCGTGCCAAAATAGAGTTCCCCTTTGTTCTGTCACCTTGAATCTATATGTGTATGAATGATTTGTCTGAATGGGACACTGGGTTACATACGCAGGCCCATCTGCCCAACTGGTTCTGAATTGCTTGATCCCATGCCTTGGCAACAAAATACAGAGAAGCTTAACTTTTCTATGGAGCAAAGTAACAGAGGAAAACAGAACTGAGATTTTAATAGTGACAAGGAAATGACAAACATTATCAAATATTCATGCATTCTCATGCAAACAGCGAAATTAGAAGCAGCAATCCTCATCGTCTATTTGAAAGATGAGCGGCTAAGAGATTCCTTGCCCCAAGTGGCACTTCTTCAAGAAAGCCAACACAATCAAAATGTTCATGATCTTCTTTGGCTGTTGATATTGGAGTTACTAACCAGTGGATGGTAGTGTTGTCTGCTACCCTGTTTGTCACCTTGATGGCGACCTCATCACCCTCTTGGACAGCTATAGTTGGGCCTGGGTACTGGCCATTGACTGTTAGAAGAGGCTTGGTGTGGCAAATCCTCGTGATAGTCTTCCATTCAACCTACAAAGTTCTGCAACAATTGAATGGATCGAAGCAGGAAGCAGCATGCATCCAATTTTAATCAAAGGAAGACTTGTGTGGATTCTTACATTGAAACTAAATTGCCTTATCGGCTTTGAAAATGCTACCACAGATAAAGCACAAAGCATGAACACCAAGCATTGGAGATTGCATGGCCTTGTACCGCAATCGTCACAGTGCAGCACCATTTTCAGTtccaaaggaagaagaaagagtaaTCTGCTGTTAAGATAGCTCAATGCCTTGCAAGTGCTTCTTATAGGCTGAAGTGCATCCCCTTGAAAACCATGCAGGGGGACGAGACCCAAGGTTTTCGTCTCTGACTGCTTGTTCTTTAAGTCTATGCCACTCATAGGTCATCATATAGTGCcagcatttttattttctttccttttctcttatgATCccttttcacttttcctttcACAAACTCGAGGGCCTATAATATAATGTGTCTTTAGACCCCAATGGTT containing:
- the LOC116263549 gene encoding laccase-1, with product MVLHCDDCGTRPCNLQCLVFMLCALSVVAFSKPIRQFSFNVEWKTITRICHTKPLLTVNGQYPGPTIAVQEGDEVAIKVTNRVADNTTIHWHGIKQFRTSWADGPAYVTQCPIQTNHSYTYRFKVTEQRGTLFWHAHLSWQRASVHGAFVIYPKAPYPFPSHISEEFPILLGEWWNQDVIAIEADTLLYGGGPNVSDAYTINGLPGPLYPCSKNDTFSMLVEPGKIYLLRVINAALNDELFFAVAEHTLTVVEIDATYTKPFTTTAIMIAPGQTTAVLLSTLITPPRQVFAMAVRPYATTVFPFDKTTAIGFVQYTPTGAAVPTPASPSSLPRPPSPPPPSSMFIFEVKQLPQMRDTQFATNFSDSLRSLNSMRYPCRVPNEVDMRLFLAVSLNLQDCPANQTCKGKNGRKFSASINNQSFVVQSAPLSILEAYYRNVSGIYSTGFPKVPLYPYDFTRRHPIGTANMNSEPGTKLLLIPYGASVEVVLQDTSFVNAENHPIHFHGNNFFIVARGFGNFDSELNSESSYNLIDPPERNTVAVPSGGWAVLRFKALNPGVWFVHCHLEIHTTWGLAVGFIVENGATPSQSLLPPPADLPPC